ACGGAAGCAGTACCGCTTGCGGCCTTTGCCATCTCAAAACCCCATAGGGAGTAAGCCATAACCACGGCAGTTGCAGAAAGCGTCCACACAAAGCGCAGGTAAGTAGGCGTATAGCCCTCAAGTGACTTGCGGATCTTGGCACCAGATTTTTGCGTCAGCAGGATCTCCGCATAGCGCTTACCCGATGCCATGAACAGCGAACCGAATGCGGCGACCAACAGAAACCACTGTGATAGATCGATTCCGGCAGCAACACCACCGGCCATCGCACGCAACATAAAACCAGAGGACACCAACGCAATGTCGATCACCGGCTGGTGCTTCCAACCGAAGCAGTAGCCCAGCTGCAGTGCAATGTAGACTGCAACCACAATGGCCAAGCCGTGGCCAGACGATGCGGTGTAGCTGATGGCAACTGCGGCAATGATAAGGGCCACGGCCATGATGTAGGCCAATTCCACGGGGAGCACGCCGGCCGCGATGGGACGGAAACGCTTGGTGGGGTGTGCGCGGTCAGCTTCTACGTCGCGGGCATCGTTGATCAGGTAGATCGCGGAGGCAGACATACAAAACGCCACAAACGCGATGAGGATGTCGAGCAGGGTGCGGGTGTTCAGCAGGGCGTCGGCACCGGCGGCCGCTGGGGCAGCAAGAACCAGAACGTTTTTCACCCACTGTTTCGGGCGTAGCGCTTTGATCATGCCGTCGACAAGGTTTTTAGGCGGTTGCCGTTTCTTGTCTAGCTCAACGCCGCGGGTGTGTGGCTCCGGCTCGATAAAGCCTTGGTTCTTGCTCATTTCACCTTCCCAGTTCGTGCAATTGCTTCTGCAGTGACCGCACCTACTAGAGCGCCGGTGGCCACGTCGGTCGGATAATGTACTCCGAGAACCATACGCGACACCATCATCACAGGGATACCCAGCAGCGGCAGTGGGTTGCGGGTGATTCGTGCGAGGCTCACCAGCGCAGCGCTTGTCGACGTCGCATGTGAGCTGGGAAAACTCAGCTTGGACGGGGTTCCGACACCGATTTTGATGCGTGGATCGTGAGGGCGTTTACGTCTCACGATTCGCTTTACCACCACACTTATGGCGTGGCTCACAAAGGCGGCTGCAACGAGACGAACCCACTGCCCACGACGGGGGGCGTCGATAAGCGCGCCCAGCGCACCCATGCCCATCCAACCCAAGGCATGCTCACCAAAATGACTCAAACCGCGAGCCGTAGCCAACACGCCTGGGGTAGCAAGGTGTTTTTGCACCTCTACAAGTATGTCTGCTTCTTTCACTAGGACTCCTCAGCCCCTTGTGGTTCCTCGAAAATCTTCGCCCACGCCTCACGGCTGGTCAGCTCCTTGTGAGCCGCACGGTACTCCTCACGCAGGCGATCGAAGTTCGCAGCGACCTCCTTTTGCAGGCGGTACGACTCCTGCAAAAGTGCCTTGGCCTGAGCACGGTCACGCTTGCGGTAGACAACCCCGCGTCCATCGGCAGTCGACACCGTGGCACCGTCGAGACGTGACAAGCTAAACCACCGCGCGTTAATCGGAGCCAAGTTAGCCTGTGGTACATCGTGGTGTTGTGGATTCTCCTTAGACAAGGTGTGCTTAATGCCCTTGAACAACCAGCCAACCTTCTTTACCGCAGCCAACGGACCACTCAGGTTGTACACCGTCGGCACACCCGGCGCGCCGGAAGGCCGTGGCAAATCAGCGGCACTGGGCAACACGACGGCATCCGAGTAGTTCTTGCGCAGCGCATTAATGCGTGGCAGGGAGGTTTCAAGGATGTCGAAAAGATGCGATGGTCCTGCGAGGAAGTCTTTCATTGCCTCGTTTTGAACAGCGACCGTGGAATACTCCAAGCACAGGAGGTGCTTGAGGGTGGCCTTTTGCATGGATCGCACCATGCCGGCTGGGTTGCCGTTTTCGATAGCACCAACGATCAGTCGGTTGCGCAGGTGGAAGTAGGCCTGCCAGTCGATGGCATCGTCCTTATCCGACCATGCGAGGTGCCAGATAGCCACACCAGGCCAGGTGGCGGTGGCGAATCCGGCATTGCCGGCGCGCAGGCCGTATTCAGCGTCATCCCACTTGATAAACAGTGGCAGTGGTTGGCCGATCTCCTCGGCAACCACGCGTGGGATCATGCACATCCACCAGCCGTTGTAGTCAACGTCTATACGGCGGTGCAGGTCCTCAGTCTTAGGACGATCGCTTGGAGCATCGGGGCTTGGGCGATCGCTCAAGGGGTACTTGGCAAAGTCGTGGTCGTAGTGCACGAATGGTGCGGAGGTCCACATGAAGATGTTGCGGTCCACAACCTCACCCATGGAGTGCAGGTGGCTGCGTTCCTGCAGGCTGAGCATTTGACCACCGACCAAGATAGGGCTCTTGGCGTAACGAGCTACCTGAAGTGCACGCAGGACGGAGTCCGGCTCGATGGCGATGTCGTCATCCATGTACAGGATGTAAGGCGACTGTGCGGCACCGGCTGGCTTGGTGCCATCCACGCCACCGAGCGCTTCATACATAATGCGGGAGTAGCCGCCGGAACCACCGAGATTGCCTTGGCGGAACTCGAAGAAACGATCACCGAAGTGCTCGGTTGCTTCCTTGTAGCCCGGTTCATCTGCTGGGTGCTTGTTGCCCTGGTCGGGCATGATCACAGCGTCGATCACAGCGTCGACTTCTGGGTCTTCTGCCAGCGCTGTCAACGCGGCAACAGCGTCGGTTGGGCGGTTGAAGGTAGGGATACCCACCGTCACGCGCTTATCAAAAGGTCCCACCTGGCTGCCATCTGGCATGACCTGTGGCTGCGGTGCCTGTGCAGCGTACCAACCGGCCTTGAAGGTGACGTCGGTTTCTGCGGTGACGTAGAACCACAGCCAGCCACCGTCCTCGAAAGGAGCCAAGCTCAGGTCGAATTCTACAACGCCATCGCTGACCACTTGGCCTTGCTCGGCGTACGACGCCCCGTCGATCTTGGTGCGGAACACATCCACACGGGCAGTACCCGTGACCTCTACGCGCAGGATTACGTTGTCCAGCTGTGTCCAACGACGCCAGTAGCTAGCAGGGAACGCATTGAAGTACGTTTGAAAGCTCACTTCGTTGCCAGCAGAGATAGCAACGGAGTGGCGGTCGTTCCACATGGCGCGGCCATTGTTGTGCTCAGACTCAATCAGGTAGAGCATGCGGACGTCGTGCGGCTCTCCTGCTTTAGGCATCAGGAAGCGCTGCAGTGATTCGACTGCTTTACTCATGGTAAGCATGGGGCCTTTCTAATAAGTGCGGTCGTGCCTCACCCACCGCAAAACAGGGAAAGTGGGCACTCTTCAGATAACAGCGTAGTTGCTTTATGCTGAATTAGGCTGATTGAAGTGGCAAATAGACCAAATTAACCACACTGCAATAACCCCAATTGCGCCACCGACGAGGACGTCGCTAAGCCAATGCACCCCAACATAAAGCCTGCTAAGCGCCACAAGCACCGTTACACACCACGCCAGTTGCTGCACCCAAGTGCGTGTTGAGAGATAAGAAATAACCGTGGCAAGGGCAAAGGCTGCCACCGCATGGCCGGAGGGCATCGATGGATTGAAGTGGTACAGCAACTGCTCGGCGATCGGCGGGCGTTCGCGGCCGATGAGTGTTTTAAGCACTGGACTAAGAGACACCGCAAAACCCACCGCTAACAGGGGAAATGCTGCTTGTAGCGGTGGGTTATGGCGAGCGCGCCACGCAGACCACAGTGCGGAGTACAACAGGACGTAACGCGGCGCGAATGCCAAAGTGAAGGGTACAACGAGGGAGGTCAACCACTCCGAACGTAGTGAGATCATGTAGCTCCACACGGCGTGGTCGATACCCAACGAAAACTCCCTAGCTTCTTGTTTAAACAAAAAGCTAGTTTAACCGGCAAACCATCCAGTCACGGCAGGAGCGATGTTCTGGTAGACGTGCTTGTGCTCTTGGTACTCAGCCAAACCGGTAGGGCCTAGCTCGCGACCATTACCGGACTGCTTCATGCCACCCCACTCAGCCTGCGGCAGGTAAGGGTGGAAGTCGTTGATCCAGATGGTGCCATGGCGCAGCTTGCGGGCAACACGCTCCGCCTTTCCAGCGTCCTGGGTCCACACGGCGCCAGCCAAACCATATTCGGTGTCGTTGGCAATGGCGATGGCTTCTTCCTCAGTACGGAAGGTTTCCACAGTCACGGTTGGGCCAAATGCTTCATCGTGCACACAATCCATGTCGCGGGTGCAGTTGTCGATGATCGTCGGCAAGTAGAAAGCGCCGGCTGCCAGATCGGTGTTTCCGGTGGCGTGCGATCCATCATTGTCGCCGGCATCAGCAACACGACCACCAGTGGTGATCGTAGCCCCCTGCTCCTTGGCGGCGACCACATATGCATCCACCTTATCCCGATGCTCAAGGGAGATCAATGGGCCAGTTTCAGCGGCGGTGTCGAGAGGACCGCCGAGCTTAATCTGAGCAGCGCGGCGAGTAAGTTCCTCCACAAAGCGGTCATGGATGGACTCTTCCACCACAATGCGCGAACCTGCCGAGCAGACCTGACCGGAGTGTACAAAAGCACCGTTGAGTGCGTTATCTACGGCAGCATCAAAGTCCGCATCTGCAAAGATCACGTTCGGGTTCTTGCCGCCTAATTCGAGAGCAACTCGCTTCACGGTTTCAGATGCATTGCGCGCAATCAAACGGCCGGTGACCAGACCACCGGTAAAAGACACCATGTCTACCAACGGGCTGGTAGACAACGGATTGCCACAATTAGCACCAGCACCCGTAATCAAGTTAGCCACACCAGCTGGAACGCCCGCACGCTCCAATAGGGTCATCAACATCATGGCTGTATGCGGCGTAAGCTCCGCTTGCTTCAGCACAAAGGTGTTACCAGCAGCTAGCGCCGGAGCCACCTTCCACGAAACCTGCAGCAATGGGTAATTCCATGGCGTAATCAAACCGCACACACCAACCGGTTCGACGTCGATACGCGAGCGAACGTTTGGATCACCTGGATCAACCACGCGACCCGCCTCGTGCTGGGCGAGGGTGCCAAAGTAATCAAAAGCATTGGCGATATCATCCATATCCAGCTCAGATTCCGCCAAGCGCTTACCAGTATCAGCGGACTCCGCGCGCGCAAACTCATCCTTATACTCACGCAGCAACGCACCCACCTTGAGCAAAATCTTGCCGCGCTCTACTGCAGGCACCGTCGACCACTCACCGCGATCAAACGTCTCACGAGCTACCGCAATCGCACGCTCAGTATCCTGCTCCCCCGCTTCCGAAACGGTACCCACCACGCTGCCGTCGGCAGGATTAGTAATCGTGCGCACCTCACCGCTACCGGCAGGCTGCCACATGCCATTGATATATAAGGTGGCAGGCTTGTTGGAATCGCTAAAGCAGCCAGCAAGAAGCTCAGACTTCTGGGGATCAAATACTGCGTTCGATGTGGTCATATATATTTTCTCCTTTAATACTATGTTGATTATTTACCTAGAAAGTGCCCTAGCGGGCCCCCGATCTTAGGAGAACAACGGCGGAGTTGCACCGTCGCTAAGATCCGAGGACCCCGGCAGATCACTATGCATGTGCAGGAATTCGAGGTGACGCTCGTACAAATCCAGCACGTTGTCGATGAGCTGCTCCTGGGTATAGCCGTAGACGTCGTACCCCAAAGAACCTGTAAGGTCACACACCTCAAGGCGGTAGTAGGTTTCCTTCTCCGAGGCATTGGCCTTACGGGTGAACTGCGGCACGGGATTGCGCACTGGTAGCAGCTGGTAGCGGAAGTTTTGCTCAGAGCCCATCTCCACGATCAGGTCCAAGCCCTCAACCTCCTGCGACTCCGTGGTAACCAATCGTGCATTAATCCCCTTATGGCACAATTCCTCTGCAACCTGCGTGAGTGCCGGTGCTGCCACATTGGTAATGTACGCCTGCGTCTTAACCGCACTTGGCCATGTGTTGGCACGACTAAGGCGACGGCGCCACGAAATAGAGTGTCCCTGCTGTTCACCGATGGCGCTACGCCCCGACATAGCAGCGTGAACCGACACCACGCGAGCATCTTTTTGGGTTTGCTCCAATCGAAAGCAGCGCACCAAACCGGCCATGACCAGATAGATCACGATGGTAAACGGCAGTCCCATAACCACGGTGGCCGACTGGACGGTGGCAATACCGTCGAGCTGCAGCATCACAATAGTGAGCGTACCAACAACCACAGCCCAGAAGATTCGAGACCATACTGGGCCATCTTGACTGCTGTGGTGGGTAGTGGAAGTGAAGTTACTCATCACCAGCGCGCCGGAGTCGGCGGAGGTAATATACAGCAACAGGCCGATCATGGTGGCCAGTCCCACAAGGAATATCGCCCCTGGGTAGGTAGCTAGTAGATCATAGAAGCCACTCTGGGGGTTAGCGGCAGCCTCGTGACCAAAAGCGTCGTTGCCGCCGCGCACGATGGCAAGTGCCGAGTTACCAAAGAAGCTCATCCACAGCACGATGAACAGGAATGGGATGCTCAAGGTACCGAACACGAATTGGCGCAGGGTGCGTCCGCGAGAGATGCGGGCGAGGAACAAACCCACGAACGGCGCCCATGCCACCCACCATGCCCAGAAAAAGAGGGTCCACGCACCCAACCATGCCTTGGTGTGCTCTGGATCGTCGGAAAACGCGTAGGTATCCATGGTCATCCCTGGTAGGGAGGACACGTAGTCGCCGATGTTCATCACAAGACCGTCAAGCAAAAATGCGGTTTTACCTGCAATGACCACGTAGACCATGAGGGCTATGGCGAGCAAAACGTTGATTTCACTAAGCACCTTAATGCCCTTATCGACGCCGGATACCGCAGAAAGCGTTGCGACGGCCACTGATACCACCACAAGGATGATCTGCCAGATAGGGCCTTCTTCTACCCCAAAGAGTACTTTCATGCCGTAATTCAGCTGCACCACGCCGATACCCAACGAGGCTGCAATACCGAAGACGGTACCGAGCATGGCAGCGATGTCTACGCAGTTACCCACAGCACCGTGAATGCGCTTGCCAATCAACGGATATAGCGCCGACCGGATAGCCAGTGGCATATTTAAACGGTAGGCGTAGTAACCAAAAGCCATGCCCATTAAGCAATACAGTGCCCACCCGGTCATGCCGTAGTGGAACAGTGCCCACACCACGGCTTGTTCGGCAGCCTCGCGGGTTTCACCTTGCCCGACTGGCGGGCCATAGTACTGGGCCACCGGTTCCGCGACTGAGAAGAACATAAGGTCCACGCCAATACCGGCGGCGAACAGCATGGCCGACCACGAGAAAAGTTTAAACTGTGGGCGGGAGTGATCGGGCCCTAGACGGATACTGCCAGTTCTAGTGACAGCAACACCGATAACAAAGACGATCACCACAGTGGCGGTGAGGATATAGAACCAGCCCAAGTTGGTGGAGATCCACTCGGTGACAGCACCAAGGGCTGCAGCAGCCTTGTCACGGGCGAAGAATGCCCAGAGTGTCAGTGCGATAATACCTACTGCGGATGCACTGAAAACTGGCCAGTTTGTAGTGGGTTCGGGGATGTCGTTGGCACCCGCGAAACCAGCACTCGAAACTCCCCCCGCACCGGCTTTATATGAACCGACCAAAACTTTTGGTGCAGCTTCCCTTACCCCCTGCATTTTACCCCCATGTGAGGTTGATGCGTCCACCGAGGACACGTCACCGTCTGTGTGAGCATCTTCTTTCACGCCGTGTCACCTCTTCTTATCATCCACTCATCGTCATTGCTGTTGCCGGAGCCGATGTTTCGCCATGTGAGACAGCAGTTTTGACTCACTGGTTTTTTAGACAAAATTACGGTTTCGAAGTCGCATTTTTGCTTGTTTCCACCGTGTTCGTTCTCCGGCACATCACTGTCGACACTACACAGCGCAGCAGTTTTATGTGGCAGCAATCTCAACTCACTGGCACACTAGATAAAAGAAGAAGCTGATAAATCTGAAAGAAAAAGGAGATATATGAGTCTACGAAACCGACTCCGCACCTCAATTTCTAAGCACGATACAGACGGCGAATTTATTCAAGACCGGACACGCGATGTGGTTATCGTGGGTGGCGGTTCCGCCGGATCCGTGCTTGCCAATCGCCTCTCGGAAGACCCCGACACAAGTGTGATGGTGCTGGAAGCCGGTCGCTCCGACTCACTGTGGGACTTGTTCATCCATATGCCCGCAGCATTCTCCTTCCCCATCGGCAATAAGTACTACGACTGGGCTTACGAGTCCGAACCAGAACCACACATGAACGGCCGTCGCATCTACCATGCCCGCGGCAAGGTTCTCGGCGGATCTAGCTCCATCAATGGCATGATTTTCCAGCGTGGTAACCCCATGGATTACGAGAAGTGGGGCGCGCTGCCAGGTATGCAGAACTGGGACTTCAAGCACGTGCTGCCGTACTTCAACAAGATGGAAACAGCATTGGGTGCCGATGCTAACGATCCCCGTCGCGGCCACACCGGCCCACTGAAGCTGACTCGTGGCCCAGCTACTACCCCACTGTTCCAAGCATTCTTCCGTTCCGTTCAAGAGGCCGGCTACAACCTCACTAACGACGTCAACGGTTACCGCCAAGAGGGTTTTGCCCCCTTTGACCGCAACATTTTGAAGGGCAAGCGCCTTTCTGCCGCTCGCGCTTATTTGCACCCAGTTATGGATCGCACCAACCTTGAGGTGCGCACCCGTGCATTCACCACTCGTATCTTGTTCAACGAAGCTGGCACGCAGGCCACCGGTGTTGAGTATGAGTGGAAGGGTAAGAAACGTCGCGTGATAGCCAAGAAGGTTATCTTGTGTGGCGGTGCATTTAATACTCCACAGTTATTGCAGATCAGTGGTGTGGGTGATCGTGAGGTTTTGGAAAAGGCTGGCGTTGATGTGGTCAAACATCTGCCAGGCGTAGGCGCTAACTTGCAGGATCACTTGGAGGTTTATGTTCAGTACAACGTGACCAAGCCAGTGTCGGTGCAGCCGAACTACAAGATGACGCGTCGTCCGTTTATCGGCTTGCAGTGGTTGCTCACCAAGAAAGGCCCTGTAGCTTCCTCCCACTTTGAGGCTGGCGGCTTCGCACGTTCGAATGACGATGAGGCCTACCCGAACTTAATGTTCCACTTCCTGCCGATGGCGATTCGTTACGACGGCACCCAACCGGAAGGCGATCACGGTTTCCAGTTCCACGTCGGCCCCATGTACTCCGACACCTTGGGGCATGTGCACATTACCTCGCCAGACCCTAAGGCCAAGCCGGAGATTATCTTCAACTATCTGGCCACTGAGCAGGATCGTCGCGAGTGGGTTGAGGCCGTGCGCGTTTCGCGTCGTTTGCTCGACACGGATGCCATGAAGGAGTACACCGACGGCGAGATTTCTCCCGGCGCGGACGTGCAGAGCGATGAGGAGATCTTGGAGTGGGTGCGTAACGACGCTGAAACCGCTCTGCACCCTTCGTGTACCGCAAAGATGGGGTCGGCTGACGACGCTATGGCTGTAGTAGATCCAGAAAGCATGCAAGTCCACGGTATCGATGGCTTGTATGTGTGCGATGCTTCTGCAATGCCGATTATTACTAACGGCAACATCTATGCACCTGTGATCATGATGGCAGAAAAGGCTGCCGATCTGATTAAGGGCATTAAGCCGCTGGCACCTATCGACGTTCCGTTCTACAAGGCGAAGCAGGGCATGCCGCTGTACGCCGAGGGCGAGAAAGTTCGCGATCACACGAAGGCCATCCCTGGCGCCTGCCACTAAGACATCTTAAGTAGTGCCGCTGAATATGTTGTTCAGCGGCACTACTTTTCACACTAGATTTCACTTATAACTGAAACTTCGTTAATCTAGCGTTGGCCACCCTTAGGAAAGTGAAAGGAAAAGATGGCGTCCACAGCACATCACCACCGACGCATCCCGGTATTCGATTCTATATATGCGCAAGCCCAGCAACTCGAACCATTAGATATAGAAGCCAGCGCTATGGGCATCCGCCAAGCCGATGGAACCTTTTCACCACTTCCGGATGCTATCCAAAACATTCTGAGTTCAGTCTTGGACTCACTCGTGAGAGGAGAAACTATCGGTCTATACAAAATCCCGGATGAACTCACTAGTACTTCTGCTGCAGAACTACTCGAAATATCACGTCCCACGCTAATGAAATGGGTGCGAGAAGGGAAAATCAACAGTTTTAAAATTGGTTCGCATAACCGCTTTTACCGAAAAGACGTGCTCCGATTAAAAGAGAAGAGACGCCAAGAACAACTGCAAGCTTTCACAACACTGCGCGCATTGGATCAAGAGTCTCACATCGAAGATTAATTTTCTACTATGAGGCCAAGGACGTGACAAAACGGGTATTCGTTGATGCCAACATTTTCTTTAGTAAAACTCTTATGGACTGGATGTTTCTTCTACGGTATTCCAACGAAGGAATTTTTCAACTCCACACCAGCGAAGATGTTATTGCCGAGGTTCTTGCCAATATGAGGGCAAAAAGCCCTATGGCTCCAGGGCACTACACTCGGCGACGAGCTGAACTTATCCGACTGAACCTTGACGAAGTCGTTTCTAATTTCAGTCCCACCTCGACTTTTACAGGTAAGGACATTCATGACTACCACATACATGCAGCAGCCAGTTCCTGCAACGCAGACATTCTACTAACGCAGAACCATCCCAGCGATATCACACAAGCACCGGAGAAAGAATACTATGAGATCCTTAACGCGGATCA
The sequence above is drawn from the Corynebacterium rouxii genome and encodes:
- a CDS encoding decaprenyl-phosphate phosphoribosyltransferase, translated to MSKNQGFIEPEPHTRGVELDKKRQPPKNLVDGMIKALRPKQWVKNVLVLAAPAAAGADALLNTRTLLDILIAFVAFCMSASAIYLINDARDVEADRAHPTKRFRPIAAGVLPVELAYIMAVALIIAAVAISYTASSGHGLAIVVAVYIALQLGYCFGWKHQPVIDIALVSSGFMLRAMAGGVAAGIDLSQWFLLVAAFGSLFMASGKRYAEILLTQKSGAKIRKSLEGYTPTYLRFVWTLSATAVVMAYSLWGFEMAKAASGTASVWYQVSMVPFTVAILRYAADVDRGEGGAPDEIALSDRPLQFLALGWVICIGIAVYLVPVF
- a CDS encoding phosphatase PAP2 family protein, translated to MKEADILVEVQKHLATPGVLATARGLSHFGEHALGWMGMGALGALIDAPRRGQWVRLVAAAFVSHAISVVVKRIVRRKRPHDPRIKIGVGTPSKLSFPSSHATSTSAALVSLARITRNPLPLLGIPVMMVSRMVLGVHYPTDVATGALVGAVTAEAIARTGKVK
- a CDS encoding glycosyltransferase, giving the protein MLTMSKAVESLQRFLMPKAGEPHDVRMLYLIESEHNNGRAMWNDRHSVAISAGNEVSFQTYFNAFPASYWRRWTQLDNVILRVEVTGTARVDVFRTKIDGASYAEQGQVVSDGVVEFDLSLAPFEDGGWLWFYVTAETDVTFKAGWYAAQAPQPQVMPDGSQVGPFDKRVTVGIPTFNRPTDAVAALTALAEDPEVDAVIDAVIMPDQGNKHPADEPGYKEATEHFGDRFFEFRQGNLGGSGGYSRIMYEALGGVDGTKPAGAAQSPYILYMDDDIAIEPDSVLRALQVARYAKSPILVGGQMLSLQERSHLHSMGEVVDRNIFMWTSAPFVHYDHDFAKYPLSDRPSPDAPSDRPKTEDLHRRIDVDYNGWWMCMIPRVVAEEIGQPLPLFIKWDDAEYGLRAGNAGFATATWPGVAIWHLAWSDKDDAIDWQAYFHLRNRLIVGAIENGNPAGMVRSMQKATLKHLLCLEYSTVAVQNEAMKDFLAGPSHLFDILETSLPRINALRKNYSDAVVLPSAADLPRPSGAPGVPTVYNLSGPLAAVKKVGWLFKGIKHTLSKENPQHHDVPQANLAPINARWFSLSRLDGATVSTADGRGVVYRKRDRAQAKALLQESYRLQKEVAANFDRLREEYRAAHKELTSREAWAKIFEEPQGAEES
- a CDS encoding phosphatase PAP2 family protein, with the protein product MISLRSEWLTSLVVPFTLAFAPRYVLLYSALWSAWRARHNPPLQAAFPLLAVGFAVSLSPVLKTLIGRERPPIAEQLLYHFNPSMPSGHAVAAFALATVISYLSTRTWVQQLAWCVTVLVALSRLYVGVHWLSDVLVGGAIGVIAVWLIWSICHFNQPNSA
- a CDS encoding aldehyde dehydrogenase family protein — protein: MTTSNAVFDPQKSELLAGCFSDSNKPATLYINGMWQPAGSGEVRTITNPADGSVVGTVSEAGEQDTERAIAVARETFDRGEWSTVPAVERGKILLKVGALLREYKDEFARAESADTGKRLAESELDMDDIANAFDYFGTLAQHEAGRVVDPGDPNVRSRIDVEPVGVCGLITPWNYPLLQVSWKVAPALAAGNTFVLKQAELTPHTAMMLMTLLERAGVPAGVANLITGAGANCGNPLSTSPLVDMVSFTGGLVTGRLIARNASETVKRVALELGGKNPNVIFADADFDAAVDNALNGAFVHSGQVCSAGSRIVVEESIHDRFVEELTRRAAQIKLGGPLDTAAETGPLISLEHRDKVDAYVVAAKEQGATITTGGRVADAGDNDGSHATGNTDLAAGAFYLPTIIDNCTRDMDCVHDEAFGPTVTVETFRTEEEAIAIANDTEYGLAGAVWTQDAGKAERVARKLRHGTIWINDFHPYLPQAEWGGMKQSGNGRELGPTGLAEYQEHKHVYQNIAPAVTGWFAG
- the betT gene encoding choline BCCT transporter BetT, which produces MKEDAHTDGDVSSVDASTSHGGKMQGVREAAPKVLVGSYKAGAGGVSSAGFAGANDIPEPTTNWPVFSASAVGIIALTLWAFFARDKAAAALGAVTEWISTNLGWFYILTATVVIVFVIGVAVTRTGSIRLGPDHSRPQFKLFSWSAMLFAAGIGVDLMFFSVAEPVAQYYGPPVGQGETREAAEQAVVWALFHYGMTGWALYCLMGMAFGYYAYRLNMPLAIRSALYPLIGKRIHGAVGNCVDIAAMLGTVFGIAASLGIGVVQLNYGMKVLFGVEEGPIWQIILVVVSVAVATLSAVSGVDKGIKVLSEINVLLAIALMVYVVIAGKTAFLLDGLVMNIGDYVSSLPGMTMDTYAFSDDPEHTKAWLGAWTLFFWAWWVAWAPFVGLFLARISRGRTLRQFVFGTLSIPFLFIVLWMSFFGNSALAIVRGGNDAFGHEAAANPQSGFYDLLATYPGAIFLVGLATMIGLLLYITSADSGALVMSNFTSTTHHSSQDGPVWSRIFWAVVVGTLTIVMLQLDGIATVQSATVVMGLPFTIVIYLVMAGLVRCFRLEQTQKDARVVSVHAAMSGRSAIGEQQGHSISWRRRLSRANTWPSAVKTQAYITNVAAPALTQVAEELCHKGINARLVTTESQEVEGLDLIVEMGSEQNFRYQLLPVRNPVPQFTRKANASEKETYYRLEVCDLTGSLGYDVYGYTQEQLIDNVLDLYERHLEFLHMHSDLPGSSDLSDGATPPLFS
- the betA gene encoding choline dehydrogenase, which codes for MSLRNRLRTSISKHDTDGEFIQDRTRDVVIVGGGSAGSVLANRLSEDPDTSVMVLEAGRSDSLWDLFIHMPAAFSFPIGNKYYDWAYESEPEPHMNGRRIYHARGKVLGGSSSINGMIFQRGNPMDYEKWGALPGMQNWDFKHVLPYFNKMETALGADANDPRRGHTGPLKLTRGPATTPLFQAFFRSVQEAGYNLTNDVNGYRQEGFAPFDRNILKGKRLSAARAYLHPVMDRTNLEVRTRAFTTRILFNEAGTQATGVEYEWKGKKRRVIAKKVILCGGAFNTPQLLQISGVGDREVLEKAGVDVVKHLPGVGANLQDHLEVYVQYNVTKPVSVQPNYKMTRRPFIGLQWLLTKKGPVASSHFEAGGFARSNDDEAYPNLMFHFLPMAIRYDGTQPEGDHGFQFHVGPMYSDTLGHVHITSPDPKAKPEIIFNYLATEQDRREWVEAVRVSRRLLDTDAMKEYTDGEISPGADVQSDEEILEWVRNDAETALHPSCTAKMGSADDAMAVVDPESMQVHGIDGLYVCDASAMPIITNGNIYAPVIMMAEKAADLIKGIKPLAPIDVPFYKAKQGMPLYAEGEKVRDHTKAIPGACH
- a CDS encoding helix-turn-helix domain-containing protein, which translates into the protein MASTAHHHRRIPVFDSIYAQAQQLEPLDIEASAMGIRQADGTFSPLPDAIQNILSSVLDSLVRGETIGLYKIPDELTSTSAAELLEISRPTLMKWVREGKINSFKIGSHNRFYRKDVLRLKEKRRQEQLQAFTTLRALDQESHIED
- a CDS encoding PIN domain-containing protein, whose protein sequence is MTKRVFVDANIFFSKTLMDWMFLLRYSNEGIFQLHTSEDVIAEVLANMRAKSPMAPGHYTRRRAELIRLNLDEVVSNFSPTSTFTGKDIHDYHIHAAASSCNADILLTQNHPSDITQAPEKEYYEILNADQFFTLVVDNNPHSLWAPLKEQLKYHRNSRKSLSESLANAGCPVFSLRVEWATDYVKRNGHRMIF